One genomic region from Desulfurella amilsii encodes:
- a CDS encoding iron-sulfur cluster assembly scaffold protein: METFENHFFNPIRDTVIQPDGIGIRENKEFNAKIIFYVNVKDSIITAIDYKVKACPVAIAVASFLAKTFKNKPSDEALDIDLNFLDSHLLNIPRQRIECGDITLEAFQEAVIKAIINTEEAK, translated from the coding sequence ATGGAAACATTTGAAAACCATTTTTTTAACCCTATCAGGGATACTGTAATACAACCCGATGGTATTGGCATCAGGGAAAACAAAGAGTTCAATGCAAAAATCATATTTTATGTAAATGTAAAAGATTCTATAATTACGGCAATTGATTATAAAGTTAAAGCCTGTCCTGTAGCTATTGCGGTAGCTAGTTTTTTAGCAAAAACATTCAAAAATAAACCTTCAGATGAAGCACTAGACATAGATTTGAATTTTTTAGACTCACATTTGTTAAATATCCCCAGACAGCGCATAGAATGTGGCGATATAACGCTTGAAGCATTTCAAGAAGCTGTAATTAAAGCTATAATTAACACTGAGGAGGCAAAATGA
- the gap gene encoding type I glyceraldehyde-3-phosphate dehydrogenase has product MRVAINGFGRIGRIFFRIASDYKDLEIVAINDLTDTRTLAHLLKYDTNHGIFQKEVGFDESNIIVNGKKIKVFAKKDPAELTWKELDIDVVLESTGIFLTKELAQKHLQAGAKKVLLSAPPKDKSIPTVVLGVNSDSFDFKNNEIVSNASCTTNCIGPVIRVLHDNFGVTKGFMTTVHSYTNDQRILDLPHKDLRRARAAAMNMIPTTTGATRAIGIVIPELNGKLDGISIRVPTSNVSLIDFVCNVENVPTIEQVNEKFKKASQTNLKGILEYTQEPLVSHDLNGNPHSSIFDGTMTHIIDDMVKVFAWYDNEFGYSSRLKDVMLKMI; this is encoded by the coding sequence ATGAGAGTAGCTATAAATGGTTTCGGCAGAATCGGTAGGATATTTTTTCGTATTGCAAGCGATTATAAAGATTTAGAAATTGTCGCTATTAATGACCTTACAGATACGCGCACATTAGCGCACTTATTAAAATACGACACCAATCACGGTATTTTTCAAAAAGAAGTTGGTTTTGATGAGTCAAACATTATAGTAAATGGTAAAAAAATAAAAGTATTTGCAAAAAAAGACCCAGCTGAACTTACCTGGAAAGAGTTAGATATAGATGTGGTGTTAGAGTCAACGGGCATTTTTCTGACAAAAGAGCTGGCGCAAAAACACCTTCAAGCTGGCGCAAAAAAAGTTTTGCTTAGTGCGCCGCCAAAAGATAAAAGCATACCTACAGTCGTGCTTGGTGTAAACAGCGATTCATTTGATTTTAAAAACAACGAGATTGTATCAAACGCCTCCTGCACCACAAACTGCATAGGGCCAGTAATCAGGGTACTGCACGATAACTTTGGCGTTACAAAAGGCTTTATGACCACCGTGCACTCCTATACCAATGATCAGAGGATTTTAGATTTGCCGCACAAAGATTTAAGGAGGGCGCGCGCTGCCGCTATGAATATGATCCCTACAACGACAGGCGCAACAAGGGCTATAGGCATTGTAATTCCGGAGTTAAATGGTAAACTAGATGGCATTTCAATTCGCGTGCCTACATCAAATGTGTCTTTAATTGATTTTGTTTGCAATGTAGAAAATGTCCCAACAATTGAACAAGTTAACGAAAAATTTAAAAAAGCAAGCCAAACAAACCTAAAAGGCATCTTAGAATATACGCAAGAGCCACTTGTATCTCACGACTTGAACGGAAACCCTCACTCGAGCATATTTGACGGCACAATGACACATATAATAGATGATATGGTAAAGGTTTTTGCATGGTATGATAATGAATTTGGTTACTCCTCAAGGCTTAAAGATGTAATGCTAAAAATGATTTAA
- a CDS encoding cofactor-independent phosphoglycerate mutase: MKYLILLGDGMADYKIKELGNKTPLEYANTPNMDRLASGMAGLFKTVPDGMPPGSDVANLSTIGYNPKEIYTGRAPIEALAKDILLDKDDVAYRCNFVTIENDIMKDFSASHIDSNDAKKLIDLLNEQLKLDNIKFFAGVSYRNLMIWKNGKTDSTTPPHDITDKNIQAYLPKDKAKDELIKIMQMVKEILKNPINTTKANAIWLWGEGKAPKAPSYKEVYGIEGAVISAVDLMKGIAKLLGLSTPCVEGATGFIDTNYEGKINAAYEALKLMGFAYVHIEAPDEAGHMGDLDLKIKAIELFDKKIVSPALDMADEFELKIACLPDHPTPISLKTHTSDPVPFAVWRGEKGTKEYCESMGKDGLFLEGGQEFGKLFFSS; encoded by the coding sequence ATGAAGTATTTAATATTATTAGGCGATGGTATGGCAGACTACAAAATAAAAGAACTGGGCAATAAAACGCCCCTTGAATATGCAAATACGCCAAACATGGATAGACTTGCAAGCGGTATGGCGGGTTTATTTAAAACCGTGCCAGATGGTATGCCGCCTGGCTCTGATGTGGCAAATTTAAGTACAATTGGCTATAACCCCAAAGAAATCTACACCGGAAGAGCTCCAATAGAAGCGCTTGCAAAAGACATTTTACTGGATAAAGATGATGTAGCATACAGGTGTAACTTTGTAACCATAGAAAATGATATTATGAAAGACTTTAGTGCATCACATATAGACTCAAATGATGCAAAAAAACTCATTGACTTGCTAAATGAACAGCTAAAACTAGACAATATTAAATTTTTTGCAGGTGTTAGCTACAGAAACCTTATGATATGGAAAAATGGTAAAACAGATTCCACTACACCACCTCACGATATTACAGACAAAAACATTCAAGCATATTTACCCAAAGACAAAGCCAAAGACGAGCTCATAAAAATTATGCAAATGGTTAAAGAAATTCTAAAAAATCCGATAAATACTACAAAAGCAAATGCAATTTGGCTGTGGGGTGAGGGCAAAGCGCCAAAAGCGCCTTCCTATAAAGAAGTCTACGGTATTGAAGGGGCAGTAATAAGCGCAGTAGATTTGATGAAAGGTATAGCTAAATTGCTGGGGTTATCTACACCTTGCGTTGAAGGCGCAACAGGTTTTATTGACACAAACTACGAAGGCAAAATAAATGCTGCGTATGAAGCGCTTAAATTAATGGGTTTTGCTTATGTGCATATAGAAGCACCAGATGAGGCAGGACATATGGGCGATTTGGACTTAAAAATAAAAGCTATTGAGCTATTTGATAAAAAAATTGTAAGTCCTGCGCTTGATATGGCAGATGAGTTTGAGTTAAAGATTGCATGCTTGCCAGACCACCCAACACCCATAAGCCTAAAAACTCACACAAGCGATCCTGTACCGTTTGCTGTATGGAGAGGAGAAAAAGGTACTAAAGAGTACTGTGAATCAATGGGCAAAGACGGTTTATTTTTGGAAGGCGGCCAAGAGTTTGGCAAACTGTTTTTTAGCAGTTAA
- a CDS encoding secondary thiamine-phosphate synthase enzyme YjbQ, which produces MIGKINIQTNCHKCLLNITDKIQAVLPKKSGICLIFVPHTTAGITINEGADKDVSLDIINYLQKFIPKNADFLHIEGNSDAHIVSSLIGTSTEVIVENGSLLLGTWQKIFFVEFDGPRTRSVYIKFIEG; this is translated from the coding sequence ATGATAGGAAAAATTAATATCCAGACTAATTGTCATAAATGTCTATTAAACATAACAGACAAAATCCAAGCAGTATTGCCCAAAAAAAGCGGCATATGCTTAATATTTGTGCCGCATACAACAGCTGGCATCACAATAAATGAAGGGGCAGATAAAGATGTAAGTCTAGACATAATTAACTACTTACAAAAATTCATTCCAAAAAACGCAGACTTTCTCCATATTGAAGGCAACTCAGATGCGCATATTGTATCGAGCCTGATTGGCACATCTACGGAAGTAATTGTAGAAAATGGCAGCCTTTTGCTTGGCACTTGGCAAAAAATTTTTTTTGTAGAATTTGACGGTCCCCGCACAAGAAGCGTATATATAAAATTTATAGAAGGTTAA
- a CDS encoding peroxiredoxin: protein MSLVLQKMPEFKMDAYDAQSGHYKKVSSQDYAGKWTIICFYPADFTFVCPTELAAMNAKYDVIHDGLACEILAISTDTKFSHKRFVETEPLLKGLKLTIGADPTGDVSRKFDVMIEGAGIALRGRFLINPDGVIVAQEVQAPPVGRNVNEFIRQIQAHQHAYKTGEVCPANWRPGKKTLPVKTDEEKMTGRVGDYVTVEELLS from the coding sequence ATGAGTTTAGTTCTTCAAAAAATGCCAGAATTTAAAATGGATGCTTACGATGCACAAAGTGGCCACTACAAAAAGGTATCAAGCCAAGATTACGCAGGCAAGTGGACAATTATTTGTTTTTACCCCGCAGATTTTACATTTGTTTGCCCAACAGAGCTTGCCGCAATGAATGCAAAGTACGATGTGATACATGATGGGCTGGCTTGCGAAATACTAGCAATATCCACAGATACAAAATTTTCCCATAAGCGCTTTGTAGAAACAGAGCCGTTATTAAAAGGCTTAAAACTGACAATAGGCGCAGACCCAACAGGCGATGTTTCAAGAAAATTTGATGTTATGATAGAAGGTGCTGGCATTGCACTGCGTGGTAGATTTTTAATAAACCCAGACGGCGTGATTGTAGCACAAGAGGTTCAAGCACCACCTGTAGGTAGAAATGTGAATGAATTCATTAGACAAATCCAAGCCCATCAGCATGCATATAAGACAGGCGAGGTTTGCCCGGCTAACTGGAGACCAGGCAAAAAGACCTTGCCTGTCAAAACAGACGAAGAGAAAATGACAGGCCGTGTTGGCGACTATGTAACTGTAGAAGAGCTCCTCTCCTAA
- the secG gene encoding preprotein translocase subunit SecG: MLTVLMIVQGILSVLLIVLILLQKGKGANMGVSFGAGASDTLFGATGAMSFFAKVTWVLAFLFMINSVAISYYVYKNQTQSTIFSTTSPKAPK, encoded by the coding sequence ATGCTTACTGTTCTTATGATAGTGCAGGGTATATTATCTGTTTTATTAATTGTGCTTATTTTGCTTCAAAAAGGCAAAGGTGCAAACATGGGTGTATCGTTTGGGGCTGGGGCTTCTGATACGCTTTTTGGCGCAACGGGGGCTATGTCATTTTTTGCTAAAGTCACATGGGTTTTGGCTTTTTTGTTTATGATAAATTCCGTTGCCATTTCCTACTACGTTTATAAAAACCAAACTCAGTCAACTATCTTTAGCACGACTTCACCAAAAGCGCCTAAATAA
- a CDS encoding iron-sulfur cluster assembly scaffold protein, producing MPSIPYSKKVMDLFLNPKNLGEIENPDGQATEGSPACGDIVQLQLKVNKDTQVIEDIKFKSFGCASNIATASIITEIAKGKTIQEAKNLKYSQVVEELGGLPAVKVHCSILALQSLKRAIENYEEKNGLVAKDRPTDEALIKERLRGVIDPNTGRDLIGSKLLSKIEFSDGVLRIYLNLKDANQFANAIKEEIVEKFEYRWDVKSIDVVLLD from the coding sequence ATGCCAAGTATTCCATATTCAAAGAAAGTGATGGACTTATTTCTAAACCCAAAAAATTTAGGTGAGATTGAAAACCCAGACGGTCAAGCTACAGAAGGTTCTCCTGCCTGCGGTGACATAGTGCAGCTACAATTAAAAGTAAATAAAGACACACAGGTTATTGAAGATATAAAATTTAAATCGTTTGGGTGCGCTTCAAATATTGCAACTGCATCGATTATTACAGAGATTGCCAAAGGCAAAACAATTCAAGAGGCAAAAAATTTAAAATATTCTCAAGTAGTAGAAGAACTTGGAGGATTACCGGCTGTTAAAGTGCACTGCTCTATTTTGGCGTTACAATCGCTAAAGCGCGCCATAGAAAACTACGAAGAAAAAAACGGCTTAGTAGCAAAAGATAGACCAACAGACGAAGCTCTAATAAAAGAACGCTTAAGAGGTGTAATAGATCCAAATACAGGTAGAGATCTAATTGGCTCTAAATTACTATCAAAAATTGAATTTAGTGATGGTGTGCTCAGAATATATCTAAACCTTAAGGATGCCAATCAGTTCGCCAATGCTATAAAAGAAGAAATTGTTGAAAAATTTGAGTATAGATGGGATGTAAAATCCATCGATGTGGTGCTTTTAGACTAA
- a CDS encoding sulfite exporter TauE/SafE family protein, which yields MLTLILGPLLIFVFTIFLTVAGLGAAFIVIPTLYYLGVALKEAMAIGLLLNAVSMSFASIGYIRSRLVNFKAAIPIIVFGIVFSPIGAYSTKYFSKELLLAFFVLFLIFAGTMMLFYKPKQTRQKKINEWTIGSVLGVGAGYLGGLLGVGGGNFIVPGLVWSGFNPKNASGTTAFIVIFLSFAGFLGHIAIGKIDIVLLSLCIAASIVGALVGSWAMTTKLSANQVKKIIAIVLYVVALKMLWSLIMYLVATKMLWGLIK from the coding sequence ATGCTTACGCTCATATTAGGCCCTTTGCTAATTTTTGTGTTTACAATATTTCTAACTGTAGCGGGACTTGGGGCTGCATTTATTGTTATACCTACACTATATTATCTTGGCGTTGCCTTAAAGGAAGCTATGGCTATAGGTTTGCTCCTTAATGCTGTAAGTATGAGTTTTGCAAGCATAGGCTACATAAGAAGTCGCCTTGTGAATTTTAAAGCGGCCATTCCCATAATAGTTTTTGGCATCGTTTTTTCACCTATTGGAGCATACAGCACGAAGTATTTTTCAAAAGAGTTGCTTCTTGCATTTTTTGTGCTGTTTTTGATTTTCGCTGGCACAATGATGCTGTTTTATAAGCCAAAGCAAACTAGGCAAAAAAAGATTAATGAGTGGACAATAGGAAGTGTTTTAGGTGTTGGCGCTGGCTATCTTGGAGGCTTGTTAGGCGTTGGAGGGGGTAACTTTATAGTGCCTGGGCTTGTATGGAGTGGCTTTAACCCAAAAAATGCCTCTGGCACAACCGCCTTTATCGTTATTTTTTTATCATTTGCTGGGTTTTTGGGACATATTGCTATAGGCAAAATTGACATTGTGCTTTTGAGTTTATGTATAGCTGCTTCAATTGTTGGTGCTTTGGTGGGCTCTTGGGCAATGACTACAAAACTTAGCGCAAATCAGGTAAAAAAGATTATAGCCATTGTTTTATATGTAGTAGCGCTAAAAATGCTTTGGAGTTTAATTATGTATTTAGTAGCAACAAAAATGCTTTGGGGTTTAATTAAATAA
- a CDS encoding phosphoglycerate kinase: MIYINELNLTNKRVFIRCDFNVPIDDEGNIMDDKRIRETLPTINYCIDSKTKVILASHMDRPKGKKDPRYSLVNVSKRLSRLLNKEVKFVDSCVGDEAKKAVESMNYGDCLLLENLRFQEGEEKDDIEFAKELKELFDVYINDAFGVSHRKHTSVYTLPKICELKAAGFLLKKEITYFSRILDNPVRPLIAVLGGAKVSSKIEAVYNLTDKVDKIIIGGAMVFTFFKALGLPIGNSLVENDYLETARDIYKKAQDKKIKMYFPVDFVVSEKIDEKSVTKIVPYQEIPDGYMGLDIGPASCKMFEEVMHDCGSIVWNGPMGVYEIDRFSRGTREMARIVGASYALSVAGGGDTADAIARAHETDNITYISTGGGASLELLEGKKLPGIEALEV; this comes from the coding sequence ATGATTTACATAAACGAGCTTAATTTGACAAATAAAAGGGTTTTTATACGATGCGATTTTAATGTGCCAATAGACGATGAAGGCAACATAATGGACGACAAACGCATAAGAGAAACGCTGCCTACTATAAATTACTGCATAGACTCAAAAACAAAAGTAATTTTAGCCTCTCACATGGACAGGCCCAAAGGCAAAAAAGACCCGAGGTATTCTCTTGTGAATGTGTCAAAAAGACTATCAAGGCTTTTAAATAAAGAAGTAAAGTTTGTTGATTCCTGCGTAGGTGATGAAGCAAAAAAAGCAGTTGAATCTATGAATTATGGAGATTGCTTGTTGCTTGAGAATTTGCGATTTCAAGAAGGCGAAGAAAAAGATGACATTGAATTTGCAAAAGAACTAAAAGAACTATTTGATGTATACATTAATGATGCATTTGGCGTAAGTCATAGAAAGCATACATCTGTATATACGCTCCCAAAAATTTGCGAGCTCAAAGCAGCGGGCTTTTTGCTCAAAAAAGAAATTACCTATTTCAGCCGTATTCTGGACAACCCCGTAAGACCTTTGATTGCTGTGCTAGGTGGGGCTAAAGTATCCTCAAAAATTGAAGCGGTTTACAACCTAACTGACAAAGTAGATAAGATAATAATTGGCGGTGCTATGGTGTTTACTTTTTTTAAGGCACTGGGCTTGCCTATTGGAAATTCGCTTGTTGAGAATGACTACTTAGAAACAGCGAGAGATATTTACAAAAAAGCCCAGGATAAAAAGATCAAGATGTATTTTCCTGTTGACTTTGTGGTTTCAGAAAAAATCGACGAGAAATCCGTAACAAAAATCGTACCTTACCAGGAAATCCCCGATGGCTATATGGGGCTTGATATAGGACCTGCTTCGTGCAAGATGTTTGAAGAAGTTATGCACGATTGCGGCTCTATTGTGTGGAATGGACCAATGGGCGTATACGAGATAGATAGATTTTCACGAGGCACAAGAGAGATGGCACGCATTGTGGGTGCCAGTTATGCGCTAAGCGTAGCAGGCGGTGGTGACACAGCAGATGCAATTGCGCGCGCGCATGAAACGGACAACATTACATATATTTCAACAGGGGGCGGAGCCAGTTTAGAGCTTCTTGAGGGTAAAAAATTACCCGGCATTGAGGCGTTGGAGGTATAA
- a CDS encoding ATP-binding protein: MIVKQLAIVSGKGGTGKTTLSASFAYLAENTLMVDCDVDAPNLHIILKPKIIRTIEYFGSKKAFIDYDKCVNCGICKSVCRFEAIDFVNNAYVIRDYACEGCNACTIACPEGAISLKSVLNGKYFESICETGSMAHALLNPGEETSGGLISEVRKLSLEIAYAKKLQLIIIDGAPGIGCPATSSIVGAKYVIVVSEPTKSGFHDLERIVKTIKHFKIPHGIVINKFDINQTQTNAIFEYAKGENLEVIGAIPYDKTVEEATRKARPVIDYDCQAALAIKNIWEQTKQKLNL; this comes from the coding sequence ATGATTGTAAAACAGCTAGCAATTGTAAGCGGAAAAGGCGGTACGGGTAAAACCACTTTAAGCGCAAGTTTTGCCTATTTAGCTGAAAATACATTAATGGTAGATTGCGATGTGGATGCCCCAAATCTTCATATTATACTAAAGCCTAAAATTATTAGAACTATTGAGTATTTTGGCTCTAAAAAAGCGTTTATTGACTATGATAAATGTGTCAATTGCGGTATATGCAAAAGTGTGTGCCGATTTGAGGCAATAGATTTTGTTAATAATGCTTATGTAATTAGAGATTATGCATGCGAGGGTTGCAATGCATGCACTATTGCATGTCCAGAAGGAGCAATAAGCCTAAAAAGCGTGCTCAATGGTAAATACTTTGAGTCTATCTGCGAAACAGGCAGTATGGCTCACGCGCTTTTAAACCCAGGCGAGGAAACCTCCGGGGGCTTAATATCCGAGGTTAGGAAGCTATCACTTGAAATTGCCTATGCTAAAAAACTCCAGTTAATTATAATTGACGGGGCACCTGGTATTGGCTGTCCTGCTACATCGTCCATCGTAGGGGCTAAGTATGTAATTGTTGTAAGCGAGCCTACAAAAAGTGGTTTTCATGATTTAGAGCGCATTGTTAAAACCATAAAGCACTTTAAGATACCGCATGGTATAGTGATAAACAAATTTGATATCAACCAAACCCAAACAAACGCTATTTTTGAGTATGCTAAAGGTGAAAATTTAGAAGTAATAGGTGCAATCCCTTATGATAAAACTGTTGAAGAAGCTACAAGAAAAGCAAGACCTGTTATCGATTATGATTGTCAAGCAGCTTTAGCTATAAAAAATATCTGGGAACAAACAAAACAAAAGCTAAATTTATAG
- a CDS encoding Fur family transcriptional regulator has translation MEGIGHDYEFLENMLAKKNLKVTPQRLQILALIGQFGHLDIDELYAKITKDYPYISLATIYKNISIMVENDILNEIKIAQEKTKYELSTNAHAHFICTNCKKIEDLNIDVNCILEGFDKGSVAYVNIQIYGTCNACQTKK, from the coding sequence ATGGAAGGTATCGGACACGATTACGAGTTTTTAGAAAATATGCTGGCTAAAAAGAACCTAAAAGTTACACCGCAAAGGCTGCAAATATTGGCGCTTATTGGGCAGTTTGGCCACTTAGACATAGACGAGCTATATGCAAAAATTACAAAAGACTATCCTTATATATCACTTGCTACAATTTACAAAAACATTTCTATTATGGTTGAAAATGATATTCTAAATGAAATAAAAATCGCCCAAGAAAAAACAAAATATGAGCTTTCAACAAACGCACATGCACATTTTATCTGCACAAACTGCAAAAAAATAGAAGATTTAAACATAGATGTTAATTGTATTTTAGAAGGTTTTGACAAAGGCAGCGTGGCATACGTAAATATTCAAATTTACGGCACTTGCAACGCATGCCAGACAAAAAAATAA
- the tpiA gene encoding triose-phosphate isomerase, with protein MIVANWKMHFDAKGAIEAGCSIKTELSSAKVELAVCAPCLYLKELFECFKDTNIKLGAQNLYFEDEGAYTGEISAMMLKSVGCEYVIIGHSERRQIFGEDDELVNKKLKSAIKHLLVPILCVGESLSQRQNNETFAVLENQLVKDLQGIKESVIIAYEPIWAIGSGKVAQPDQIFEVHEFIKKFIDTKVLYGGSANPQNALTLSSVANVDGFLVGGASLDAQKFKEIVLSFEKAKGVA; from the coding sequence ATGATTGTAGCAAACTGGAAGATGCACTTTGATGCTAAAGGGGCTATTGAAGCAGGATGCTCTATCAAAACAGAACTTTCAAGCGCAAAAGTAGAGCTGGCCGTTTGTGCCCCTTGCCTTTATCTAAAAGAACTCTTTGAGTGCTTCAAAGACACTAACATCAAGCTTGGCGCGCAAAATTTATACTTTGAAGACGAAGGTGCCTACACTGGAGAAATCTCCGCAATGATGCTAAAATCTGTAGGCTGCGAGTATGTAATTATAGGACATAGTGAGCGCAGGCAAATTTTTGGCGAAGATGACGAGCTTGTTAACAAAAAGCTAAAAAGCGCTATTAAGCACTTGCTTGTGCCTATATTATGCGTGGGTGAGAGTTTATCGCAAAGACAAAACAATGAAACATTTGCAGTGTTAGAAAACCAGCTTGTTAAAGATTTGCAAGGCATTAAAGAATCTGTTATAATCGCCTACGAGCCTATTTGGGCAATTGGCAGCGGTAAAGTGGCACAACCTGATCAGATTTTTGAGGTGCATGAATTCATAAAAAAGTTTATAGACACGAAAGTGCTATATGGTGGCAGCGCAAATCCGCAAAATGCGCTTACACTTTCAAGCGTAGCTAATGTGGATGGGTTTTTGGTTGGCGGAGCAAGCCTTGATGCGCAAAAATTTAAAGAAATAGTTTTGAGCTTTGAGAAAGCAAAAGGAGTAGCTTGA
- a CDS encoding cysteine desulfurase family protein has protein sequence MNRIYFDNAATTRVDDDVLKAMIPFFTQNYAIASSIFSHDDGIIAQEALEGARGFILNKLSAKDYRCIFTSNPTESNNLALKGASFAKKSGNIVVSKIEDLSIINTVKFLQKKGFEIRYVDVDGKGFVSLDHLKQLIDDNTILVSIQHANQEIGTLQDLSAIGEICKQKNCIYHCDATFSFPFLDIDLSKLNIDMLTIGSDTYYGPKGASALIVKNSLELEPLISGGYQEYNLRAGTQNIPAIIGMKKAIEIFDKETFNYIKSLKDYFLEKINQIPHVRLNSPQNASHPGIVNATFLYIEGESLTLRLNLKGVSVITGSACFSKSLEASHVLLSCGLTHELAHGSIRFSFGKYNTFEEIDKTIEYLKEDVAFLRNLSPLYKED, from the coding sequence ATGAACAGAATTTATTTTGATAATGCAGCCACTACAAGGGTTGATGATGATGTTTTAAAGGCTATGATACCTTTTTTTACGCAAAACTACGCCATAGCATCGTCAATTTTTAGCCATGATGATGGAATAATTGCGCAAGAAGCCCTAGAAGGTGCAAGAGGGTTCATTTTAAATAAGTTATCTGCTAAAGACTACAGGTGCATTTTTACATCAAACCCTACAGAATCTAACAATTTAGCTCTAAAAGGCGCAAGTTTTGCAAAAAAAAGCGGCAACATTGTGGTAAGCAAAATAGAGGATTTATCCATTATAAATACGGTCAAATTTTTACAAAAAAAAGGTTTTGAGATAAGGTATGTGGATGTTGATGGCAAAGGTTTTGTTAGTCTAGATCACCTCAAACAACTAATAGATGACAATACGATTTTGGTAAGCATCCAGCATGCTAATCAAGAAATAGGCACACTTCAAGACTTAAGCGCAATCGGTGAGATATGTAAACAAAAAAATTGTATCTACCACTGCGATGCAACGTTTTCTTTTCCATTTCTTGACATTGATTTGTCTAAACTTAATATTGACATGCTGACAATAGGCTCTGATACATACTATGGACCAAAAGGAGCCTCAGCATTGATTGTAAAAAATTCGCTTGAGCTTGAACCATTGATCAGTGGGGGCTATCAAGAGTACAATCTCAGAGCTGGTACGCAAAATATACCAGCCATTATTGGTATGAAAAAAGCTATTGAAATATTTGACAAAGAAACATTCAATTACATAAAAAGCCTAAAAGATTATTTTTTAGAAAAAATCAATCAAATACCGCACGTCAGACTAAATAGCCCCCAAAATGCTTCTCATCCTGGTATAGTTAATGCTACATTCTTATATATTGAAGGAGAATCCTTAACACTGAGGCTAAACTTGAAAGGTGTAAGCGTAATAACTGGCAGTGCGTGTTTTTCTAAGTCGCTTGAGGCTTCGCATGTTTTGCTTTCTTGCGGTTTAACGCACGAGTTAGCGCATGGTTCAATCAGGTTTTCTTTTGGGAAATACAACACATTTGAAGAAATTGACAAAACTATAGAATACTTAAAGGAAGATGTGGCTTTTTTGAGAAATCTAAGCCCATTATACAAGGAGGACTAA
- a CDS encoding FmdE family protein produces MSDFVKLVDQLDLEEERAQLLISSLVIHGHVCGGMPLGFIAGEAALKALGTKREQNMDKFAILESGDNHAAGCFADGVQFATGCTFGKGLMEKTKKGKFALLLVDKITKKAVHVRLKNEVMKAAFNSPFITEFRKKGIKPSNIPQDIAFEMLKKPFNTPVDQLVEIEGPFDYEFSEPPAAFNLVECEVCGELCAENYVRLENSKKVCLDCFVYAK; encoded by the coding sequence ATGAGTGATTTTGTAAAATTAGTAGATCAGCTAGACCTAGAAGAGGAAAGGGCACAGCTTCTTATTAGTAGTTTAGTGATTCACGGTCATGTGTGTGGTGGTATGCCGCTTGGTTTTATTGCAGGTGAAGCTGCACTAAAAGCTCTAGGTACAAAAAGAGAGCAAAATATGGATAAGTTTGCAATACTTGAGTCTGGCGATAACCATGCGGCAGGCTGTTTTGCAGATGGCGTGCAGTTTGCAACAGGCTGCACATTTGGGAAAGGCCTTATGGAAAAAACAAAAAAAGGCAAATTTGCTTTATTGCTTGTTGATAAAATTACAAAAAAAGCTGTTCATGTGCGTCTAAAAAACGAAGTTATGAAGGCAGCTTTTAACTCTCCATTTATTACAGAATTCAGAAAAAAAGGCATAAAGCCGTCTAATATACCGCAAGATATTGCTTTTGAGATGCTTAAAAAACCTTTTAATACGCCAGTTGATCAGCTGGTTGAAATTGAAGGCCCATTTGACTATGAGTTTTCTGAGCCACCTGCAGCATTTAATCTCGTGGAGTGCGAAGTATGTGGAGAGCTTTGTGCCGAAAACTATGTAAGACTTGAAAACTCTAAAAAGGTTTGCCTTGACTGCTTTGTTTACGCAAAGTGA